Within Lolium rigidum isolate FL_2022 chromosome 5, APGP_CSIRO_Lrig_0.1, whole genome shotgun sequence, the genomic segment ATATGGTTAGGTTCTGGCCCTAAAGATGTCCTTTAGTTTCTAGAACTTGATCGCTCTGTAACCGCGCCTGTTCAATAAAGTTCCaggtttacccgcaaaaaaaactttttttggcttgatttttttaaaatacgTCTTATCTATACGTCTTATCTATACGCACATATACGTCTCAGTGGCATAGAAATGAGTTTGCCAGATGTGTCCCTAGGATTTTGTGAGCTTAATCAAATGGGTTACTCAGATTTTAATTTGCTGAGCGGGAGCAGGTTGAGTTCGTTCGAGAGATATTCTGTCAAAACAGGGTCGGGTGTTTCAGTTTCAGTAGTGGCTCCAGAGCGCGGCGCAATCAGCTCCGCCGTCCCAGCAAGCCTCGGTGGattcgtgcggcggcggcgggtcaaGTAGCATCCCCTCCGCGAAGTCCGCGTAGTACGAGCCCAGGTCCATCTCCCCGGACATGTCCAGCTCGAAGTCGTACATGTCGCTGCCCAGCACAGCCGTCGCCGGCAGCTCGAACAGTTCATCCAGCGCGCTGGAGGTGTCGACCTCGTCGGCTGGGCCTGGGATGGTCTCGGCGCAATAGGCGGCCTCCCGGCGCTGGAAGTCCGCGACGGCGGCGAGCGCTGCGCGCCGGACGGCCGCGAGATCGGCGAGTCCGGACGGGACGGCGAGAAGCCGGGCGGAGTCGGCGAAGTTGAGGCACAGTTCGGAGCCTCCTCCCAGCGCGAGCATGGCGGCGTCGTGCCCGCGCGCGGCAGCCTCGGCGGTGACGTAGGTCCCGAGCCAGAGCCGCTCGCCGCGCTTGCCGGGGACGcgcacctcgcacacccaccgccCGGCGCTGCCCCTGCGCCGCACGCCGCGGTACACCGGGTGCCGCGTCTCCTTGAACTTGGTGCGCCCCGCCGGGCGCTTCTGGTGCGAAGACGGCGAGGAAGGGGAGCTCCATTGCTCGGCGCCGCCCATGCCGTCCATTGGAAGTCTGGAACAGAGTGTGGTGGCAGGCTAGATTGTCGAGCTCGAGCTCGGAGTGGCGGGTAACTCAGTCTGCTGTGTGGAGGGCAGTCTTATATAGTTTGTGCGTGACGCGTTCAAAATCTACGTGGGGTCGGGTGCCGACTGCCACGTTGGAACGGAACAGCCGGTGCCAAGCTGCCGCGTGGCGTTCAAAAAGGCAGCTTCGCGCTCAAGAGTTAACGAGTGGTGGTGATTGACTAATCGGGCTCCACTCAGCCCATTGGAGGCCCAAACAGTTGGATGTACTGTATTATGTATCTTAACCGCGTTATTTCTTTGTAAAATATATTTGGAGGGCTCCGCTCGTTAGCTTGGAGTGCATATGGAGCCAAAACGACATGACAGACAGACCCCCAAATTTTAATTTGTACTTCTGATACCTTCTAGTACTCCCGCCAAAACCTCTACTTGATCCCCCATCATTAGGGGTGTATATATTAGCTATTGCAGTGAATGTTTAGGGCAAGTATAATTATGTGACGTCAGCATCTATTAGATTTAATTCATAAAATTCATATTTATTTAAAAGAGAGAGTTATTTAGAGATGTTGTATTGAGATGATCCCTTAATAAAGAATAAGAAAATGTTATTTTCTCTATTTTATAAAAtatctttccttaataacataaTTTTTCAGtacaaataattactactcccttcGTGTCAAAATATAAGACATTTAAGAAAAATTTAAATCATCTGAAAAATCGGGCAGAATGATATCGCTACGCCTCGTCTTCCATCTCCACCTCGACCTAGGTGTTCATCTTCCATCTCCGCCATGGCCGAGCACTCCTCCGCCACGCCTAGCTCCCTTGATCCCATTCGCCCGGTGGCCTCATCCCCTCCGCCCTAGGTCACGCTCTCCTCCACCCTAGGTCGCCTCATCCGTTATAAACgcaacaagcaaataacgaagaacggaaAGGAAATCATAGCGGAAACGAGGCCGGCCCTAGTGGGTGGGCGGGTGTGTGCGCCGCCCGGGGCCCTAAAAATCTGGGGGCCCAATCCTAAATATATGTACATATGTTGCCTGTCTAAGTAGTAACTATGCTCAGCTGAAAAAAAAGGCCCATGGGCAGATCGTGAACAAGACTTTGCTTGATTGCTTCGTATTTCCATCGATCCGGGAGACACGGACGATTAATTAGCCTTCCATACTTTGCTTCGTATTCCACGCAGCCTTCCGGACTTTGCTTCGTATTTCTCCGCCTCGTCGCTTCGTTCTCGTTCGGTTCGTTGCAGCCAGGAGGCAGGGCAGGAGGGATTGATCTCCGTATTCTTTTCCTCGTTTACGACGCCCAGCCCCGAACGACGGTCGAGCCCGGACGATGCTCGACGCTGGGTCGACGTCATGATGCAATCTTCCTGCGACGGTGCGACCAGGGGATGGGTGCGACGATCAGCGATCTCCCGGGCACAGCACAGTTCGGCTTCCCGCACCGATCAGAGATTCAATCGCCGTCCGCCGTCCGCCGGTAACAGTTCGCCACTACTCATGTAACACACTCTTTTATTTTAAAGTAATTTTCCTCTAATTCTTAATTTTTGATGGTCAGTTCGTCGACTTGTCATCTTGTCGATGTCGTCTTCCTTGAGAAAGGGTCCATCTGGTCTTCCTTGAGAAAGGAGTTTTTTAAAGTTGAAATTATTGAAGAATTATTTGAGGTCAACAATGACTCAACAGAGGTTAaatggtttggcaacattatgcaTTGAGAAGAAATTATTGGATGACATCGACATCGATCCCATCATTAGTGACTTCTCATCAAGAAATGTTACAAGGAAATTTTAAGGTACTATGTATAAATTATTACATATGCTATTGTTTTCGGATGCATTTAAATGTTATTGAGGACATGTTTTTTACGTATATATTCATTATTACTATCGTCGTGTCTATATTAAGGCCCGAAATTTTAGTCTCTCCCAGGGCCCTCAAAATCTTAGACTCGCCCagggcacacactgtcaccattacaccatgcaggaggaatagactactttaataacatcacatgagtagcacataaactagtagcgatacaaagctcatcatatggatctcaatcatgtaaacagctcatgagatcattgtattgaagtacataggagagagattaaccacatagctatcggtacagcccttagcctcgatggagaactactccctcctcatgggagacaagcagcggtgatgaagatggcggtggtgtcgatggaggagccttccggggcacttcgccgtcccgcggcgtgccgaacagagactcctgtcccccagatcttggcttcgcgatggcggcggctctggaccttttctcgtaccgtggcttattcgtatcgaagatttaggtcacgaggctttaaataggcgaagaggcggagtcggaagggctacggggggcccactgacataggcatcccaaatgggcctgccgaagatagtacccggggtttcatcggaggcccactactcgaagaataagaagattcggaagcccatttagtattaaggaaagatagtttgttttaggaaagatagagttttATAATCTCACGGGTTGAGTATGAAACCCTCCCGaattctgtaacttgtgtattacgaaaccctcggctccacctcctatataaggggagtcgagggacaaagaaaggatcgaatctattgtcaacataaccctagttttcataatcgtcgagtacttttcgactgaaaccttcgagatctacttgccctctacttctatcaaaaccctagtctacacctgtaggcattgacaagttaatcccttgtcaattggcgccgtctgtgggaattagaggttgcaaggagctgatctcgatggcacgttcaagatcgtcgacttcgtcggtagcaagcaatgcgatggatcgaggtaacaagggaaaaactcgatctagtcaattttattcctcacccgccctcccgtatggatgcatgtgcctatctggaggagcccatcatcatgacgttcggagaattccgatttggcgtcaacaaggacggatcttaccgtctcgaagttccgatctcgtcggaattttcagcggttgaTTCTGACTTCTCGTCGATCGACGAGGAGTTTtcttcgccacgcttcatcgacaccaaggcgaagggaaagctcgtcaagatcttcgcCGACACACCCTTCGAGTCGTctcgcggactcctttataagcagcgattccgatAGCGTCGAcagacttcaacttcatcgacaaatcgttgccattggaaaggtcttcaccaatctatacgatggtgtcaccaatcctgacaaaaatcaatgctcaaaatatcatcagatctatgcgatcgaagaggcaggccgatcagagccagaacatcagaggctttcgacaatttgggaaacccatacgtcgatcccgctgatctcaggagaggcctaggcactaaatacgtcgggtcctcgcctcgagaaagagtacaactcccgcaagcagcatgggacagggctgcaagagccatggatggttcgaaccaatgaccaccaccgCTACCGCACAAgagctacaagcatatcaatatagactt encodes:
- the LOC124655374 gene encoding dehydration-responsive element-binding protein 1H-like, with translation MDGMGGAEQWSSPSSPSSHQKRPAGRTKFKETRHPVYRGVRRRGSAGRWVCEVRVPGKRGERLWLGTYVTAEAAARGHDAAMLALGGGSELCLNFADSARLLAVPSGLADLAAVRRAALAAVADFQRREAAYCAETIPGPADEVDTSSALDELFELPATAVLGSDMYDFELDMSGEMDLGSYYADFAEGMLLDPPPPHESTEACWDGGADCAALWSHY